One Microbacterium marinum genomic window carries:
- the ruvC gene encoding crossover junction endodeoxyribonuclease RuvC: protein MASALRVLGIDPGLTRCGVGVVDVRRDRSASLVHVGVVRSGVDLPIEQRLAVIAAGIRDVISTHAPDVVAVERVFAQHNRSTVMGTAQASGIALMLAGEHGLPAATHTPSEVKAAITGYGSADKLQVQTMVARVLRLDALPQPADAADALALALCHAWRRGPSAGAGSEALTPAQRAWADAERVARR from the coding sequence GTGGCATCCGCTCTTCGCGTTCTCGGCATCGACCCGGGCTTGACCCGCTGCGGCGTGGGCGTCGTCGACGTCCGCCGCGACCGGAGCGCGAGCCTCGTGCACGTCGGCGTCGTCCGCTCGGGCGTCGACCTTCCCATCGAGCAGCGCCTCGCCGTGATCGCCGCCGGAATCCGCGACGTCATCTCCACGCACGCCCCCGATGTGGTGGCCGTGGAGCGCGTCTTCGCGCAGCACAACCGCAGCACCGTCATGGGCACGGCGCAGGCGAGCGGGATCGCCCTCATGCTCGCCGGAGAGCACGGTCTGCCCGCCGCGACGCACACCCCGTCAGAGGTGAAGGCGGCCATCACCGGGTATGGGAGCGCAGACAAGCTCCAGGTGCAGACCATGGTCGCTCGCGTGCTCCGTCTCGATGCTCTGCCGCAGCCCGCGGACGCCGCAGACGCGCTCGCCCTCGCGCTCTGTCACGCCTGGCGGCGGGGCCCGTCGGCGGGTGCGGGTAGCGAGGCGCTCACTCCGGCGCAGCGGGCCTGGGCCGACGCGGAGCGCGTCGCGCGCCGATGA
- the ruvB gene encoding Holliday junction branch migration DNA helicase RuvB — protein MSEPRERAEDETELAVEGALRPASLAEFVGQTKVRGQLQLLLDAARIQQRPADHILLSGPPGLGKTTLAMIVAHESEKPLRLSSGPAIQHAGDLAALLSSLVPGEVLFIDEIHRMARSAEEMLYLAMEDFRIDIMVGKGAGATSIPLDLAPFTLVGATTRSGMLPNPLRDRFGFTAHLEYYEPAELEQVIARSAVMLGVALPPQSRAEIAGRSRGTPRIANRLLRRVRDYVVVHGDSSTAASIDDVSAALTLYDVDDLGLDRLDRAVLDALIRRFRGGPVGLNTLAVAVGEEADTIESVVEPYLVRIGFMGRTPRGRVATRDAYAHLGVSRHDGALSLDDL, from the coding sequence GTGTCTGAGCCCCGCGAGCGCGCCGAAGACGAGACGGAGCTCGCCGTCGAGGGCGCGCTGCGGCCCGCCTCGCTGGCGGAGTTCGTCGGGCAGACCAAGGTCCGGGGCCAGCTCCAGCTTCTCCTCGACGCGGCGCGCATCCAGCAGCGACCGGCGGACCACATCCTGCTGTCCGGGCCCCCGGGGCTCGGCAAGACGACGCTCGCGATGATCGTCGCGCACGAGAGCGAGAAGCCCCTCCGGCTCTCCAGCGGCCCGGCCATCCAGCACGCGGGGGACCTCGCGGCGCTGCTGTCGAGCCTCGTTCCAGGGGAGGTGCTCTTCATCGATGAGATCCACCGGATGGCCCGCTCGGCAGAAGAGATGCTCTACCTCGCGATGGAGGATTTCCGGATCGACATCATGGTGGGCAAAGGTGCCGGAGCCACGAGCATCCCCCTCGATCTCGCGCCGTTCACGCTGGTGGGGGCGACGACGAGGTCGGGCATGCTGCCCAATCCGCTGCGGGACCGCTTCGGGTTCACCGCGCACCTCGAGTACTACGAGCCGGCCGAACTAGAGCAGGTCATCGCCCGCTCCGCGGTCATGCTGGGGGTCGCCCTTCCGCCGCAGTCCCGCGCCGAGATCGCCGGTCGGTCGCGTGGGACGCCGCGCATCGCGAACCGCCTGCTGCGCCGCGTGCGGGACTACGTCGTTGTCCACGGCGATTCGTCCACCGCGGCATCCATCGACGACGTCTCGGCGGCGCTCACGCTCTACGACGTCGACGACCTCGGGCTCGACCGCCTCGACCGGGCCGTGCTCGACGCGCTGATCAGGCGCTTCCGCGGCGGTCCCGTCGGCCTGAACACCCTCGCGGTGGCCGTCGGCGAGGAAGCGGACACCATCGAGTCGGTCGTCGAGCCCTATCTGGTGCGCATCGGCTTCATGGGGCGGACCCCGCGCGGGCGGGTCGCCACCCGCGATGCGTATGCCCATTTGGGTGTCTCGCGCCACGACGGGGCGCTTTCCCTCGATGACCTATAA
- the ruvA gene encoding Holliday junction branch migration protein RuvA, translated as MISSLRGRVLHVEPDSVVLDVNGVGYAVAVTAQLARELHLGDERSLHTALIVREDSMSLFGFAERADLDVFGQLLSVSGVGPKSALGVLSSLTVDQIARAVADEDDAPFRRVSGIGPKTAKLIVVQLAGKLHAPAAAVAGASTPTASGLADQVTAALIALGWSERVAVEATATVLDAAPTGATVPSLLKLALAQLGPARKERTGV; from the coding sequence ATGATCTCGTCGCTGCGCGGCCGTGTGCTGCACGTGGAGCCCGACTCCGTCGTCCTCGACGTGAACGGAGTGGGATACGCCGTCGCGGTCACCGCTCAGCTCGCGAGGGAGCTCCACCTCGGCGACGAGCGCTCACTCCACACGGCGCTCATCGTGCGCGAGGATTCCATGTCGCTCTTCGGATTCGCGGAGCGGGCCGATCTGGATGTGTTCGGACAGCTGCTGAGCGTCTCGGGCGTTGGCCCGAAGTCCGCTCTCGGCGTGCTGTCCTCATTGACGGTCGATCAGATCGCCCGCGCAGTCGCCGACGAGGACGATGCGCCCTTCCGCCGCGTCTCGGGCATCGGGCCGAAGACGGCCAAGCTGATCGTCGTGCAGCTGGCGGGCAAGCTCCACGCTCCCGCCGCCGCAGTCGCCGGCGCGTCGACGCCAACCGCATCCGGTCTTGCCGACCAGGTCACCGCGGCCCTCATCGCCCTGGGATGGTCCGAACGTGTCGCCGTCGAGGCGACCGCCACGGTCCTCGACGCGGCGCCGACCGGAGCCACCGTGCCGTCGCTCCTGAAGCTCGCGCTCGCGCAGCTGGGCCCGGCGCGCAAGGAGAGAACCGGTGTCTGA
- the secF gene encoding protein translocase subunit SecF produces MRSMNDFGNDLYTGKVSFPFVGRRRLWFIIAAVLVIGSALVPLFRPIQFSIEFTGGSQFTVNDVVDADQLAATEAVQSVVPGAATKVATIGEDALRIQTDQMTDAETRAVTAALVETYDVDTASVSSSFIGPSWGDSVTRQSLWGLAIFLALTFVILALYFRTWKMSVAAMIGLVDVLVVTVGVYALFGFEISPAAVIGFLTILSYSLYDTTVVFDKIRENTFEDGESSGRTFGESVNLAVNQTLIRSINTTVVAALPTGAILFIGALWLGAQTLTDISLSIFVGTIVAAYSTLFVAAPLFSLLRENEPALKARDARVLEARSAAVASA; encoded by the coding sequence ATGCGCTCCATGAACGATTTCGGTAACGACCTCTACACGGGGAAGGTCTCCTTCCCGTTCGTCGGCCGTCGCCGGCTGTGGTTCATCATCGCCGCGGTGCTCGTCATCGGCTCGGCGCTCGTGCCGCTGTTCCGGCCGATCCAGTTCTCGATCGAGTTCACCGGCGGTTCGCAGTTCACGGTGAACGATGTCGTGGACGCCGATCAGCTCGCGGCGACCGAGGCCGTCCAGTCGGTCGTCCCCGGTGCGGCGACGAAGGTGGCGACGATCGGCGAGGACGCCTTGCGCATCCAGACCGACCAGATGACGGATGCCGAGACACGAGCGGTCACCGCGGCCCTCGTCGAGACGTACGACGTCGACACCGCGAGCGTCAGCTCGTCCTTCATCGGCCCGAGCTGGGGCGACAGCGTCACGCGCCAGTCGCTGTGGGGTCTGGCGATCTTCCTCGCGCTCACCTTCGTGATCCTCGCGCTCTACTTCCGCACCTGGAAGATGTCGGTCGCCGCCATGATCGGCCTCGTCGACGTGCTCGTGGTCACCGTCGGGGTCTATGCGCTCTTCGGCTTCGAGATCTCGCCTGCCGCGGTGATCGGCTTCCTGACGATCCTCTCGTATTCGCTGTACGACACGACGGTCGTCTTCGACAAGATCCGCGAGAACACGTTCGAAGACGGGGAATCGTCGGGGCGTACCTTCGGGGAATCGGTCAACCTGGCTGTGAACCAGACGCTGATCCGATCGATCAACACGACGGTCGTCGCGGCGTTGCCGACGGGAGCGATCCTGTTCATCGGTGCCCTCTGGCTCGGTGCGCAGACGCTCACGGACATCTCGCTGTCGATCTTCGTCGGCACGATCGTCGCCGCATACTCCACGCTGTTCGTCGCGGCCCCGTTGTTCTCGCTGCTCCGTGAGAACGAGCCGGCGCTCAAGGCCCGCGACGCTCGCGTCCTGGAGGCCCGTTCGGCCGCCGTCGCCTCGGCCTGA
- the secD gene encoding protein translocase subunit SecD — translation MATPTPVRHAWRALIGLVAITAVLFGINALGVFAFGKSSWVPELALDLQGGTQIILEAKSEAGTQPTPEQMQQAVSIIRQRVDASGIGETDITTQAGNQIVVQLPGQADEETRDRIEKSAQMQLRAVLFTGAPATSFVGEDGEETPYPTPDPTLNATPTPSPTGGSDLAWVTEALYAKFLAYDCANAENDAADQPADQPLITCDADNASKYILGPVELDGSAINDATNGINSQNGQWAVNIVFDGEGTDIFGEISQRLFNLESPQNQFAFVLDGVVISAPSMNAVIVDGKPQITGNFDQETSKVLADQLKYGALPLSFEVQSSNSISATLGSQQLTIGLVAGLIGLALVAVYSLTVYRALGSVIIASLAVMGVLTYITLCILAWRMGFRLSLAGVAGLIVTIGFTADSFIVYFERIRDELRDGKSITSAVEDGWARAKRTIYISKSINILAAVVLYILADSTVKGFAFTLGLTTVIDVLIFILFTHPVLQLLARTRFFGGGHPLSGLDPTALGAVYRGRAQFRAPVPVAAKTAAERRSSRSRGEAERRQTIAERKLAEQRGDTRSAGEGEH, via the coding sequence GTGGCCACACCCACCCCTGTCCGCCATGCGTGGCGCGCCCTGATCGGACTGGTCGCGATCACCGCGGTGCTGTTCGGCATCAACGCCCTCGGCGTGTTCGCCTTCGGGAAGAGCTCGTGGGTACCCGAGCTCGCTCTCGATCTCCAGGGCGGCACGCAGATCATCCTCGAGGCGAAGTCCGAGGCGGGCACCCAGCCCACCCCGGAGCAGATGCAGCAGGCGGTGTCGATCATTCGTCAGCGTGTCGACGCCTCGGGCATCGGCGAGACCGACATCACGACGCAGGCGGGCAACCAGATCGTCGTCCAGTTGCCCGGCCAGGCGGACGAAGAGACCCGTGACCGCATCGAGAAGTCGGCGCAGATGCAGCTGCGGGCCGTCCTGTTCACCGGTGCCCCGGCGACGTCCTTTGTCGGCGAGGACGGCGAGGAGACCCCGTACCCGACGCCCGACCCGACGCTGAACGCCACCCCGACGCCGTCTCCGACGGGAGGCAGCGACCTGGCGTGGGTCACCGAAGCGCTCTACGCGAAGTTCCTGGCCTATGACTGCGCGAACGCGGAGAACGACGCCGCCGACCAGCCTGCTGATCAGCCGCTGATCACCTGCGACGCCGACAACGCGTCGAAGTACATCCTGGGGCCGGTCGAGCTCGACGGGTCGGCGATCAACGACGCGACCAACGGCATCAACTCCCAGAACGGCCAGTGGGCGGTCAACATCGTCTTCGACGGCGAGGGCACGGACATCTTCGGCGAGATCAGCCAGCGTCTGTTCAACCTCGAGTCGCCGCAGAACCAGTTCGCCTTCGTGCTCGACGGCGTCGTGATCTCGGCGCCGTCGATGAACGCGGTGATCGTGGACGGCAAGCCCCAGATCACCGGCAACTTCGATCAGGAGACCTCGAAGGTCCTCGCCGATCAGCTGAAGTACGGCGCTCTGCCGCTCAGCTTCGAGGTGCAGAGCAGCAACTCGATCTCGGCGACGCTCGGGTCGCAGCAGCTGACCATCGGTCTCGTCGCGGGCCTCATCGGTCTCGCGCTGGTCGCGGTCTACTCGCTGACGGTCTACCGGGCGCTCGGGTCGGTCATCATCGCCTCGCTCGCGGTCATGGGTGTCCTCACCTACATCACGCTGTGCATCCTCGCGTGGCGGATGGGCTTCCGTCTCTCGCTCGCTGGTGTGGCCGGCCTGATCGTCACGATCGGATTCACGGCGGACTCGTTCATCGTGTACTTCGAACGCATCCGAGATGAGCTGCGCGACGGCAAGTCGATCACGAGCGCCGTCGAGGACGGGTGGGCACGCGCCAAGCGGACGATCTACATCTCGAAGTCGATCAACATCCTGGCCGCTGTGGTGCTGTACATCCTCGCGGACTCCACCGTGAAGGGCTTCGCGTTCACGCTGGGTCTGACGACGGTGATCGACGTCCTGATCTTCATCCTCTTCACTCACCCCGTGCTCCAGCTCCTCGCGCGCACACGGTTCTTCGGGGGCGGCCACCCGCTGTCCGGGCTCGACCCCACCGCGCTCGGCGCGGTGTACCGCGGGCGGGCGCAGTTCCGCGCTCCCGTGCCCGTGGCGGCGAAGACGGCCGCCGAGCGTCGATCGTCGCGGTCGCGCGGCGAAGCGGAGCGACGCCAAACCATTGCCGAGCGAAAGCTCGCCGAGCAGCGCGGCGATACGCGCTCTGCGGGGGAGGGAGAGCACTGA
- a CDS encoding preprotein translocase subunit YajC produces the protein MMLLTQNTQQATGGNFLTDYGLLILLAALLVFMFWSSRRRTKKMKEEQEKKALQMVPGVKVLLQGGLYGTIVEYDATDLSQPAHIELAPGVVIEVHSQAILRAVEPEDETVDETVPGDDVIVSSSDAATPRTEIDPPAATDAPTATDGTPDADDKPKA, from the coding sequence ATGATGCTCCTCACCCAGAACACGCAGCAGGCGACCGGGGGGAACTTCCTCACCGATTACGGCCTCCTCATCCTGCTGGCGGCTCTGCTGGTCTTCATGTTCTGGAGCTCGCGCCGTCGTACGAAGAAGATGAAGGAAGAGCAGGAGAAGAAGGCTCTTCAGATGGTTCCCGGGGTGAAGGTCCTCCTGCAGGGCGGCCTTTACGGCACCATCGTCGAGTACGACGCCACCGACCTCTCGCAGCCTGCGCACATCGAGCTCGCCCCCGGCGTGGTGATCGAGGTGCACAGCCAGGCGATCCTGCGGGCCGTCGAGCCCGAGGACGAGACCGTCGACGAGACGGTGCCCGGTGACGACGTCATCGTGTCCTCCTCGGATGCCGCCACCCCGCGCACCGAGATCGACCCGCCCGCCGCGACCGACGCGCCCACCGCGACCGACGGCACGCCCGACGCGGACGACAAGCCCAAGGCCTGA